The nucleotide window GCCGGTGATGGTCACGAGCCGTCCGCCGGGCGCAAGGCGCGCCAGCGCCGAAGCGACATGGCGAAAGGCGGCGTCCGCCACGCGGCCCTCGACATGGGCCATGACCGAGAACGGCGGATTCATCAACACCACGGTCGGAACAAGGCCGGGATCGAGATGGTCGTCGATCTGGGCCGCGTCGAAGCGGGTGACGGACAGGGCCGGAAAGAGGAAAGTGAGGAGACCGGCGCGCATCTCGGCCAGTTCATTGACGAGAATCGTACCGCCGGCGATCTCGGCCAGGATGGCGAGGAGCGCGGTGCCGGCCGAGGGTTCCAGCACCCGGTCCGCGGGGGTGATTGCCGCCGCCGTGACCGCCGCGAAACCGAGCGGGATCGGGGTCGAGAACTGCTGGAAGGTCTGCGCTTCCTCCGAGCGGCGCGTATGCGTCGGCAGAAGCCCGGCGATCTTGCCGAGCTGCGGCAGGATGGCGGCCGGAGACCCGGCTTTGCGGAAAAGCGCAGTGCCGTATTTACGCAAGAAGAGGACCGTCGCCGCCTCGCAGGCGTCATAGGCGATCTTCCAGGTCCATGCGCCGGCGGCGTCGGACGCACCGAAGGCCGCTTCCATCGCGCCGCGCAAGGCGGCGGCGTCGATGCGCTGGCCGCGTTCGAGATGAGACAGCAGTAGACCGGCAGCGGTGAAGACGCAGGCTGCGGTTTCAGCGTCATGTTCGAGCGGAAGCGGCGCGGTGGCGGATGCCGCCGCGGATGCGGAAATCATGTTCATCGGGGATTCCTCGGGAGAGCAAGACAGGATCGAGCCGGGCAGCGCTCTCTCTCGACCGCACCGGCTCAAACCCCTTCCGGCCCATCTCTCGCTCTGAAGCCGTGGCGAAAGCAGGCATGAAACAAGCGCCCGACCGTCAGGCGGGGCGCTTGTGGGTTTCAGTCGATGGCCTGGAAGATCGCCGCCGCCTCCGGGTGATCGGCGGCATGTTCGTAGAGACGGCCATAGCCCTCGGCGAGTTCGTCGTCATCGTAGCGGAAGGAAAGATGCGAGAAGGCGAAGAGCGTGGCGATGATCCCGGTGGCATCGCATGAGACCTCGCCCTCGAAACCGTTGCCTTCGCAGAACAGGCGGTAACGGGGCTTTGAGGTCGGCGCGAGATAGAGCGGCTGGCCGGCGCGTTCGTAGAAATCCCAAAGCCCGCCGCCGTAGTCGCCGGGACTGAGGATCTCCATGAAGCGGAAGACGGTATGCTCGCCGATGATGAGCAGGCGTCGGCCAAAAAGGCGCGGCAGGAATTCCATGCGGCGCTCGATGGGGGCACGGGTTGCGGATTGAGAAGCAAGTTCGGGCAAACCCATGATCGGTCTCCGAGAGGGAAAGGGACAGCAGCCGGACGACCCTCTCTCAACCCGTCCGGAGGCACCCTCTCCCGGCCCTCCTCTCGCTCTGGGGGCTTGAAATGGACCATTCTATGGACCAACTTGTGCAGGATAGCGGAGAACATCTGGAGCGATGTGCGATGAGAGTTTCTGTCACCGAGGCGAAAGGGCAGCTCACCGAACTGGTGAAACGCGCCGAGGCTGGCGACGAGGTGATCCTGACCCGGCGGGGCCATGAGGTCGCCCGCCTCGTGCCGGTTGCCTTGGCAGCGACCCCGAAAGGCCGGCGTGCGCTGA belongs to Frigidibacter mobilis and includes:
- a CDS encoding antirestriction protein, which gives rise to MGLPELASQSATRAPIERRMEFLPRLFGRRLLIIGEHTVFRFMEILSPGDYGGGLWDFYERAGQPLYLAPTSKPRYRLFCEGNGFEGEVSCDATGIIATLFAFSHLSFRYDDDELAEGYGRLYEHAADHPEAAAIFQAID
- a CDS encoding type II toxin-antitoxin system Phd/YefM family antitoxin, whose product is MRVSVTEAKGQLTELVKRAEAGDEVILTRRGHEVARLVPVALAATPKGRRALMERVRATARGKALPGADAARSQDFLYGDDGMPA